In a genomic window of Thermogemmata fonticola:
- a CDS encoding putative ABC transporter permease subunit yields MGTLQTEVDQAGVFRRLRWRLWRNGLWVAWRQGRTRLITVLVTSSFTAAFTASLSYFLFRQLTIHNIPVKGAIAEALFDLLFFSLGTMLLFSTGLILYASLFTSAEARFLLTTPARPDRIFATKFFSAATYSSWGFVVLGIPIFLAYGAVATVPWYYFALIPLYLMGYVLIPASLASLVCLVVIRFGLHRRRWVLTGLALLAAAVLLWWLYRVGLGLRRTLTTSGREVQELLDQFAWVRSNLVPSRWMTRGVLAAARGDVWGALWPLAQVWSNGAMLYVAAAWAAARLYRRAYDSWASNQRGRKIYRSSRADRLMALFVGYLPPGEQALVVKDFRTFRRDPSQWGVLVIFTLLMLLGAGNFRRAQLADLGRLDQYLISLMNFFGVAVLLCAALSRFIFPLISLEGKKFWVLGLAPMPRQAILRSKFAFALTGSLLFGGSLILVADLLIGLPLLVAAVHLAAMGLIALGLSALNVGLGAALANYQETDPSKIVVGFGGTVNMVLGLGYVVAIMGLTLLPLHLVQMGRGNEWPPPLWVFVGWLPALLLGGLAVRTPLRRGSAVLQASEF; encoded by the coding sequence ATGGGCACGCTACAGACGGAAGTCGATCAGGCTGGGGTGTTTCGCCGCTTGCGCTGGCGCCTGTGGCGTAACGGGCTGTGGGTGGCCTGGCGGCAAGGGCGCACGCGCTTAATCACCGTGCTGGTGACCAGCAGTTTCACGGCGGCTTTCACCGCCTCTTTGAGTTATTTCCTCTTCCGCCAACTAACGATCCACAACATCCCGGTGAAAGGGGCGATTGCCGAGGCCTTGTTCGACTTGCTCTTTTTCAGTTTGGGCACGATGTTGCTTTTCTCCACGGGTTTGATCCTCTATGCCAGCCTATTCACCAGTGCCGAGGCACGTTTTCTCCTGACGACGCCCGCGCGGCCGGACCGCATCTTTGCCACCAAGTTTTTCAGCGCAGCGACGTACAGCTCCTGGGGTTTCGTGGTGCTCGGCATTCCGATCTTTCTGGCCTACGGCGCAGTGGCAACGGTTCCGTGGTACTATTTCGCGCTCATCCCCTTGTATCTGATGGGGTACGTGCTCATCCCGGCGTCGCTGGCTTCGCTGGTGTGCCTGGTGGTGATCCGTTTCGGCTTGCACCGCCGGCGCTGGGTGCTCACTGGCTTGGCGCTCCTGGCCGCTGCGGTGTTGCTGTGGTGGCTGTACCGGGTGGGTTTAGGCTTACGCCGCACTCTGACCACAAGCGGGCGGGAGGTGCAGGAACTGCTCGATCAGTTCGCCTGGGTGCGGAGCAATCTGGTACCGAGCCGGTGGATGACGCGCGGGGTGCTGGCGGCAGCACGGGGGGACGTGTGGGGCGCTCTTTGGCCTTTAGCCCAGGTTTGGAGCAATGGGGCGATGCTGTATGTGGCGGCTGCCTGGGCCGCTGCACGCCTGTACCGCCGGGCTTATGATAGCTGGGCGAGCAACCAGCGGGGGCGCAAAATTTACCGTTCCAGCCGCGCCGACCGCCTGATGGCGCTTTTCGTGGGGTATCTGCCCCCTGGGGAACAGGCCCTCGTCGTCAAGGACTTCCGCACCTTCCGCCGGGACCCCTCCCAATGGGGCGTGCTGGTGATCTTTACCCTGCTCATGCTTCTGGGGGCAGGGAATTTCCGCCGCGCTCAATTGGCCGATTTGGGACGGCTCGACCAGTATCTCATCAGCCTGATGAATTTCTTCGGTGTGGCGGTGCTATTGTGCGCGGCCTTGAGCCGCTTCATCTTCCCTCTGATCAGCCTGGAAGGAAAGAAGTTCTGGGTGCTCGGATTGGCGCCCATGCCGCGACAGGCGATCCTGCGGAGCAAGTTTGCGTTTGCTCTCACCGGTTCTTTGCTCTTCGGCGGCTCTCTCATTCTCGTCGCCGATCTGCTCATTGGCTTGCCGCTGCTGGTGGCGGCCGTTCATCTGGCGGCGATGGGATTGATCGCCCTGGGGCTGAGTGCGTTGAACGTGGGTCTGGGTGCTGCCCTGGCCAATTACCAGGAAACCGACCCCTCGAAGATCGTCGTCGGCTTTGGCGGCACAGTGAACATGGTCTTGGGTCTGGGTTATGTGGTGGCGATTATGGGCTTGACGCTGCTGCCGTTGCATCTGGTGCAGATGGGGCGGGGGAACGAATGGCCGCCGCCGCTGTGGGTCTTTGTTGGGTGGCTGCCCGCCCTGTTGTTGGGCGGCTTGGCCGTCCGAACGCCGCTGCGTCGAGGAAGTGCGGTCCTGCAAGCCAGTGAGTTTTGA
- a CDS encoding ABC transporter ATP-binding protein, translating into MIELLRVSKRYGDKWAVQDLSLTVPRGELFAFLGPNGAGKTTTIKILCGLLLPTAGSVRIGGYDLATQGEEARRLISYVPDQPFLYDKLTGREFLQFIADLYGLPADHARDRMAEVIQLFRLEDFVDDLAERYSHGMRQRTVFAAALLHQPQVLVADEPTVGLDPKSIRELKTLLRRLAREGMTIFLSTHTLDIAEELADRIGIIDHGRLLGLGNLDELRRQAASDGDLEDVFLKITAEAAEEASGVQGAIMADGTLSSERTQKAERAGGA; encoded by the coding sequence ATGATCGAGTTACTCCGGGTCAGCAAGCGCTATGGGGACAAATGGGCGGTGCAGGATTTGTCGTTAACCGTGCCGCGGGGGGAATTGTTCGCCTTTCTGGGGCCGAACGGAGCCGGGAAAACGACGACGATCAAGATTCTCTGCGGCCTTTTGCTCCCCACCGCTGGCAGTGTACGGATTGGGGGCTACGATCTGGCCACGCAAGGGGAAGAGGCCCGCCGCCTCATCAGTTACGTGCCGGATCAACCCTTCCTTTACGACAAGCTAACCGGCCGAGAGTTTCTGCAATTCATCGCGGACCTTTACGGTCTGCCGGCGGACCATGCCCGCGATCGCATGGCGGAAGTCATCCAACTCTTCCGGCTCGAAGATTTCGTGGATGACCTCGCCGAGCGCTACTCCCACGGCATGCGGCAGCGGACGGTTTTTGCCGCCGCCTTGCTCCATCAGCCGCAGGTCCTCGTCGCCGACGAACCGACGGTGGGATTGGACCCGAAGAGCATCCGCGAACTCAAAACCCTCCTGCGCCGCTTGGCCCGCGAGGGCATGACCATCTTCCTGAGCACGCACACCCTGGACATCGCCGAGGAGCTGGCGGATCGGATCGGGATCATCGATCACGGGCGGCTCCTGGGGCTGGGTAATCTGGACGAGCTGAGGCGGCAGGCGGCTAGCGACGGCGATCTGGAGGATGTTTTCCTCAAGATCACCGCGGAGGCGGCGGAAGAAGCGAGCGGAGTGCAAGGGGCGATCATGGCGGATGGAACGCTCAGCAGCGAGCGGACTCAGAAAGCCGAGCGAGCCGGGGGAGCGTGA
- a CDS encoding serine/threonine-protein kinase has product MSSEVSAARFVELIGRSGVVPAERLPRILAELGYEASSSSHWSARALADRLIERGLLTHFQAAKLLRGRWIGLVVGSYRVLAPLGRGGMGMVFLAQDQRTASDSAAAGEVGGVPPVWEGLVALKILPPHLARKEPRMQERFEREQRYYQRVQHPRVVRMLEAGEGQGIRYIALEFVPGRSLQELVSRWGRLEAERAIPLFAEVAEGLQHLHEQNLIHRDVKPANIMVTPQGSAKLLDLGLALATDEPPPQDIRIAGGKGYIVGTMDYIAPEQARHATAIDHRADLYALGCTLYFALTGTPPFPGGSKRDKIRWQRQAEPIFIRELNPVVPPALAELVHRLLAKDPAQRPASAWQVREELLALTQSMPSAVALPAWSAQETVELFDTDTVGTDWWEDASEPVSPTHPASTPNTGEWNGAPAIQPPPLPPHARQPSMPQSQSPLVWTLLVSLGLLLLAAVVILLRSL; this is encoded by the coding sequence ATGAGCAGTGAAGTGTCGGCGGCGCGCTTTGTGGAGCTGATCGGCCGTAGCGGCGTCGTGCCAGCGGAACGGCTGCCGAGGATTTTGGCCGAGTTGGGTTACGAGGCCTCTTCTTCCTCCCATTGGTCGGCGCGGGCGCTGGCAGATCGGCTGATCGAACGGGGACTATTGACGCATTTTCAGGCGGCCAAGTTGCTCCGGGGCCGGTGGATCGGACTGGTCGTCGGAAGCTATCGCGTGCTCGCTCCGCTGGGCCGAGGCGGGATGGGGATGGTGTTTCTGGCCCAGGATCAGCGGACTGCGTCCGACTCAGCCGCCGCGGGGGAAGTTGGCGGAGTTCCTCCTGTTTGGGAAGGGCTGGTCGCTCTGAAGATTCTGCCGCCCCATCTGGCCCGCAAAGAACCCCGGATGCAGGAACGCTTCGAGCGGGAACAGCGGTACTATCAGCGGGTGCAGCACCCTCGTGTGGTGCGGATGCTGGAAGCTGGCGAGGGACAAGGCATCCGTTACATCGCTCTGGAGTTTGTGCCGGGGCGATCGTTGCAAGAGCTAGTGAGCCGCTGGGGCCGCCTGGAGGCGGAGCGGGCCATCCCCCTGTTCGCGGAAGTGGCCGAGGGATTGCAGCACCTGCACGAGCAAAACCTGATCCACCGGGATGTCAAGCCGGCGAACATCATGGTGACCCCTCAAGGGTCGGCGAAACTTCTAGACCTGGGACTGGCCTTAGCGACGGATGAACCCCCGCCGCAGGACATCCGCATCGCCGGGGGCAAAGGGTACATCGTGGGGACGATGGACTACATCGCGCCGGAACAAGCCCGGCATGCCACGGCGATTGATCACCGGGCCGACCTGTACGCCTTGGGTTGCACGCTCTATTTCGCCTTGACGGGCACACCGCCGTTTCCCGGCGGCAGCAAGCGGGACAAAATCCGCTGGCAGCGGCAAGCGGAACCGATCTTCATCCGAGAACTCAACCCGGTTGTGCCGCCCGCTTTGGCCGAGCTGGTCCATCGCTTGCTGGCGAAGGACCCGGCGCAACGTCCTGCTTCGGCTTGGCAGGTGCGGGAGGAATTGCTTGCCCTGACTCAGAGCATGCCTTCCGCTGTAGCCCTCCCCGCGTGGTCTGCCCAGGAAACCGTCGAGCTGTTCGACACGGACACCGTCGGGACCGACTGGTGGGAGGACGCTAGTGAGCCGGTGTCCCCGACTCATCCCGCTTCTACTCCCAACACCGGGGAATGGAACGGTGCTCCCGCCATTCAGCCCCCGCCCTTGCCGCCCCATGCCAGGCAGCCCTCCATGCCGCAGAGCCAATCTCCGCTCGTTTGGACGCTGCTCGTCAGCCTCGGCTTGCTCCTGTTGGCCGCCGTGGTGATCCTTCTCCGCTCCCTGTAA